The nucleotide window AGAGGGGTTTGAGTTACCGCCTATACAACTATCTTCGGGTGAGCTGGAGGCGCTCATCACAGGGGTTAGCTTCACAGCATCTTTAACTGGGAAACATCTTGCTACTTCAGCGCACTCTCTGCTGTCAAAGATCGAAGCTGTATTGCCAAAGGCATCAAAGCTGATTCCTGATGAGGATCGAGTGGTTAGAGTACCGGCAAGCCATCGTGATTCTGAAGCGTATCAAGTTTGGGGAAAAGCTCATTCAGCTATAGTGAAAAAGTGTTGGCTGAAAATCGGTTATAACTCGCTTTCAGAGATTGTGACGTCGAGAACTGTATTTCCTTTGGGGCTATTTTATTGGGGAGGCCGATGGACTCTAGGTAGTTGGTGCGATCTGCGCGGCGACTACAGAGATTTCAGGGTCGACCGTATAACTAAGCTAGATCTTTGTGAACATGCCACTCCCTTACCTGAAGGCGTTTCTCTATCGGCATATATTGAGTCTAAAAACAAAATTTAACTGACACAATGGTGTCAGTGGCAAAGCCTTACAGTTGGCATTCAACCAATAACTGAGGCACTAACATGATAAAGAATGGCAACATTGATAGCATTGGCGGCATGGAGTTCGCGACTTTCAGACTTAAAGGCGGCGTGACAGAAGCCTGGTTAGTAGAACTATCTAATAACGTAGAGAAAGAGTTTCTTAGTCAGCAAGATGAGCTTGTTCTTCATTTTCTGGTTCGTGGCGAAGATGGTATGTATGCGGATGTGGCGATCGCCCGTTCACAAGAGAAGGCAGAGGAGTATTGCCAGCAGTGGCTGAGTAACACTGTGGCTCTAGAATATCTAGAACTTATCGACAAAGAGTCTGTAAACATGACGTTTTGGACGAGAATTAACTAAAAGCCTAACAAAGGGCTCACAGGAGGCCAAAAGCGTCGCTTCGGGCTGCTTTCGTTTCCGTTGAGGTAGCGTAATTCAATAAGGAGAAAGCAGTGCTAAAGCCCATAATACAGGAAGAAGCTACAGGCTGCGGAATTGCGTCAGTGGCCAATGTTCTGGGCAAAACCTACTCGGACATGAAGACCGTTGCTAACGCTATGGGTATCTATGCTGAAAATAAATCGCTTTGGTCCGATACCCAATATGTCAGGGAAATGTTGTCCAGTTCTGGAGTTGAAACATCTCCCGATGA belongs to Amphritea atlantica and includes:
- a CDS encoding YafY family transcriptional regulator, with amino-acid sequence MRKSDRLFQLTNILRKHQPITAKHLAEKLLVSERTIYRYIDDLSLSGIPIYGEPGVGYRLSEGFELPPIQLSSGELEALITGVSFTASLTGKHLATSAHSLLSKIEAVLPKASKLIPDEDRVVRVPASHRDSEAYQVWGKAHSAIVKKCWLKIGYNSLSEIVTSRTVFPLGLFYWGGRWTLGSWCDLRGDYRDFRVDRITKLDLCEHATPLPEGVSLSAYIESKNKI